In Candidatus Omnitrophota bacterium, one genomic interval encodes:
- a CDS encoding hydrolase, translating into MNKTLLFILALFLVLLPNVCFSQIDRDIDNDGVWDADKGGVDRDLDNDGVWDSNQGGVDRDIDNDGVWDADKGGVDRDLDNDGVWDQ; encoded by the coding sequence ATGAACAAAACGTTATTATTTATTCTGGCATTGTTTTTAGTTTTATTACCAAATGTCTGTTTTTCCCAAATAGATAGGGATATTGACAATGATGGCGTTTGGGATGCTGACAAGGGCGGAGTTGATAGAGACTTAGATAATGACGGAGTTTGGGATTCCAATCAAGGTGGCGTGGACAGAGATATTGACAATGATGGCGTTTGGGATGCTGACAAGGGCGGAGTTGATCGAGACTTAGACAACGATGGCGTGTGGGATCAATAA
- a CDS encoding phospholipase D-like domain-containing protein codes for MKRTILAIVFLFTLALTSAAYESSPAQVTDISDRAYEGAIIKLLDSAKQSITISMYTITLASEKRNPISMLLNDLLEARSRGVAVTLYLNTRFKGDKDIRGNLERNPALKKLQDAGCVIHFMAPNKRLHDKLIIVDGRYVVEGSTNWSLSALLDNYESATLIDSPGLARVKLMRLQAMALAGEEAPGALEIKRSLYSDKMPAEIGLPEVLLTDRRYFPKMVTERDERAMDAYLVLSAISAAGGDNEFFVDLESLAVSLGLKADATDSDLRRQAIRWLKDLDENYKLIEVRFFHGKDAHVKLVTLEGPRFRIGSAITLPATDGKLSARVKFMRMIKAYLDARGEDINAISDYELAGRFYASRRMFCDARRDMLKGNIGER; via the coding sequence ATGAAACGAACTATCCTAGCAATAGTTTTTCTTTTCACCTTAGCCCTTACCAGTGCTGCTTACGAATCATCTCCTGCCCAAGTTACCGATATATCCGACCGAGCGTATGAAGGGGCGATTATAAAGCTGCTCGACAGCGCGAAGCAGTCGATAACCATATCGATGTACACCATCACGCTGGCAAGCGAGAAGCGCAATCCGATATCGATGCTTCTGAATGACCTGTTGGAGGCGCGGTCGCGCGGCGTAGCGGTAACCCTCTATCTCAATACGCGGTTCAAAGGCGATAAGGATATCCGCGGTAACCTGGAACGAAATCCCGCACTCAAGAAACTGCAGGACGCCGGATGCGTGATACACTTCATGGCGCCGAACAAACGGCTCCACGATAAGCTTATCATAGTTGACGGCCGGTACGTGGTAGAAGGCTCGACCAACTGGTCTCTCTCGGCGCTATTGGATAATTACGAGTCAGCTACATTGATAGATTCGCCGGGACTCGCGCGCGTAAAACTCATGCGGCTTCAGGCGATGGCGCTCGCCGGAGAAGAAGCTCCGGGAGCGCTCGAGATAAAGCGCTCATTATATTCGGATAAGATGCCTGCCGAAATAGGACTACCCGAAGTTCTTCTTACCGATAGGCGGTACTTCCCGAAAATGGTAACAGAGAGAGATGAGCGCGCTATGGACGCGTATCTAGTCTTGTCGGCTATCTCGGCCGCGGGTGGGGACAATGAATTTTTCGTGGATCTTGAGTCGCTGGCTGTCAGCCTGGGGCTCAAGGCAGACGCCACGGACAGCGATCTCAGGCGCCAGGCGATCCGCTGGCTGAAAGATCTCGATGAGAACTACAAACTCATAGAGGTCCGCTTCTTCCATGGCAAGGATGCTCATGTGAAACTTGTCACGCTTGAGGGGCCCCGCTTCCGGATAGGTTCGGCGATAACGCTCCCTGCGACCGACGGCAAGCTTTCGGCGCGAGTCAAGTTCATGAGAATGATTAAGGCATATCTCGATGCACGCGGCGAGGATATAAATGCAATCTCCGACTATGAGCTTGCCGGCCGGTTTTACGCCAGCCGGCGGATGTTTTGTGACGCGCGAAGGGACATGTTAAAAGGGAATATAGGGGAAAGATAA